The following are from one region of the Heptranchias perlo isolate sHepPer1 chromosome 11, sHepPer1.hap1, whole genome shotgun sequence genome:
- the LOC137326987 gene encoding hepatic and glial cell adhesion molecule-like isoform X2, translating into MPCVVRVVMFKLCLLLFKDQIMAQKQQPKTERINATIGGSVLFSTNCTSCMNRSIEWKYENGPIRTSIVMFTFGVREHTIFQGYKDRVDFFENGSILLSDVQLNDTGCYKVTLVDAEGNEVTVIKTLSVFGTVAGVIVVGIGVAVVYFRRRRQEESTRAGVPNVKSNEDLNSNAPVVVYSTYVGTFANYGKSRQTNPLDQT; encoded by the exons ATGCCTTGTGTAGTTAGAGTGGTAATGTTCAAGTTATGCCTCTTGTTATTtaaag aTCAGATCATGGCTCAGAAGCAACAACCTAAAACAGAACGAATCAATGCCACCATTGGAGGAAGTGTGTTATTTTCTACAAACTGTACATCTTGTATGAATCGGTCAATAGAATGGAAGTACGAAAATGGGCCAATTCGAACCAGTATTGTAATGTTTACCTTTGGCGTACGTGAGCACACGATCTTTCAAGGTTACAAGGATCGAGtggacttttttgaaaatggctCAATTTTATTGTCAGACGTTCAACTAAACGATACTGGATGTTATAAAGTGACACTGGTAGATGCTGAAGGGAACGAGGTGACAGTAATAAAAACGTTGTCAGTCTTTG GCACTGTCGCTGGCGTCATTGTGGTTGGAATTGGTGTTGCAGTAGTATATTTCAGAAGAAGGCGGCAGGAGGAAAGTACCAGGGCTG GCGTTCCAAATGTGAAGAGCAATGAGGATTTAAATAGCAATGCTCCAGTGGTCGTTTATTCAACTTATGTAGGTACATTCGCTAACTATGGGAAGTCACGTCAAACAAATCCTTTGGATCAAACCTGA
- the LOC137326987 gene encoding hepatic and glial cell adhesion molecule-like isoform X1, which yields MPCVVRVVMFKLCLLLFKDQIMAQKQQPKTERINATIGGSVLFSTNCTSCMNRSIEWKYENGPIRTSIVMFTFGVREHTIFQGYKDRVDFFENGSILLSDVQLNDTGCYKVTLVDAEGNEVTVIKTLSVFESDISDHNDKQSNKGANMTEGIVDNRWKVVCGTVAGVIVVGIGVAVVYFRRRRQEESTRAGVPNVKSNEDLNSNAPVVVYSTYVGTFANYGKSRQTNPLDQT from the exons ATGCCTTGTGTAGTTAGAGTGGTAATGTTCAAGTTATGCCTCTTGTTATTtaaag aTCAGATCATGGCTCAGAAGCAACAACCTAAAACAGAACGAATCAATGCCACCATTGGAGGAAGTGTGTTATTTTCTACAAACTGTACATCTTGTATGAATCGGTCAATAGAATGGAAGTACGAAAATGGGCCAATTCGAACCAGTATTGTAATGTTTACCTTTGGCGTACGTGAGCACACGATCTTTCAAGGTTACAAGGATCGAGtggacttttttgaaaatggctCAATTTTATTGTCAGACGTTCAACTAAACGATACTGGATGTTATAAAGTGACACTGGTAGATGCTGAAGGGAACGAGGTGACAGTAATAAAAACGTTGTCAGTCTTTG AATCAGATATAAGTGATCACAATGACAAACAGAGTAATAAAGGAGCAAATATGACAGAAGGTATTGTGGACAACAGGTGGAAAGTTGTTTGCG GCACTGTCGCTGGCGTCATTGTGGTTGGAATTGGTGTTGCAGTAGTATATTTCAGAAGAAGGCGGCAGGAGGAAAGTACCAGGGCTG GCGTTCCAAATGTGAAGAGCAATGAGGATTTAAATAGCAATGCTCCAGTGGTCGTTTATTCAACTTATGTAGGTACATTCGCTAACTATGGGAAGTCACGTCAAACAAATCCTTTGGATCAAACCTGA